The following are encoded in a window of Thermoanaerobacter ethanolicus JW 200 genomic DNA:
- a CDS encoding gamma carbonic anhydrase family protein encodes MIIKEYKGMKPKIDDEAYIAETAEVIGDVEIKKDANIWYGAVLRGDIDKIVVGEGTNIQDNCVVHVTEGHPCYIGNYCTIGHGAIVHACKIGNSVLIGMGAIILDDAEIGDNCIIGAGSLVTGGKKIPEGSLAFGNPAKVIRKLTQEEIENIHRSYEHYVELAKLHFSNFGQLTVYNKSNIIENS; translated from the coding sequence ATGATTATAAAGGAATATAAGGGTATGAAACCCAAAATAGATGATGAGGCGTATATAGCGGAAACAGCAGAGGTTATTGGAGATGTAGAAATAAAAAAAGATGCAAATATATGGTATGGGGCTGTGCTAAGAGGAGATATAGATAAAATAGTTGTTGGAGAAGGAACTAATATACAAGATAATTGTGTTGTACATGTTACAGAGGGACATCCCTGTTATATAGGAAATTACTGCACAATAGGACATGGGGCGATAGTCCATGCTTGCAAGATAGGAAATAGTGTGCTAATAGGTATGGGAGCAATTATATTAGATGATGCAGAAATAGGAGATAATTGTATAATAGGAGCAGGATCACTAGTGACAGGAGGTAAAAAGATTCCTGAGGGCAGTCTTGCTTTTGGGAATCCTGCAAAAGTTATAAGGAAACTTACTCAAGAGGAAATTGAAAATATTCATCGCTCCTATGAACATTATGTAGAATTAGCAAAATTGCATTTTTCTAACTTTGGGCAATTGACCGTTTACAATAAAAGTAATATAATAGAAAATAGTTAA